One Chordicoccus furentiruminis DNA window includes the following coding sequences:
- a CDS encoding DUF3784 domain-containing protein, whose product MNMSLKESCIILDLAMAAIFFLIGFLFYRSNGKAANFLTGYNMKSAEERKKYDA is encoded by the coding sequence ATGAATATGTCGTTAAAGGAATCCTGCATAATCCTGGACCTGGCAATGGCTGCCATTTTCTTTTTGATTGGGTTCTTGTTTTACAGATCAAACGGGAAAGCAGCGAACTTCTTAACAGGCTATAATATGAAGTCCGCTGAAGAACGCAAAAAATATGATGCGTAA